The proteins below are encoded in one region of Clostridium fermenticellae:
- a CDS encoding ABC transporter permease, translated as MMNVISSEFYKIFRSRIFYAVSIILLGMNIITFISISTATKSRMLGTGISSYQESYSVDFIFYIILIFVACMITAEYANGNIRQMTCHGIARWKLVLGQYIAMSSVITIVLLGFGILNLLSTIMLFQLGQVDAAAFIRMNIGIICMFWGTAGIGTFLAYLLKNEGVTIIVSILLVASSSFIVNLLTLITKNDIFKRYSLTNMRNTIVDFNSKPEDVVNYSIVFLLIGIITVFGSSLLFSKRDVD; from the coding sequence ATGATGAATGTAATTTCCAGTGAATTTTATAAAATATTTAGAAGCAGGATTTTTTATGCTGTTTCAATTATATTGTTAGGAATGAATATTATTACATTTATTTCAATTTCTACTGCGACAAAATCCAGGATGTTAGGAACAGGAATTTCTAGTTATCAAGAATCTTATAGCGTAGATTTTATTTTCTATATCATTCTCATATTTGTGGCTTGTATGATTACTGCTGAATACGCCAATGGCAATATACGACAAATGACTTGCCATGGAATAGCCAGATGGAAATTAGTTCTTGGACAGTATATAGCTATGTCTTCTGTTATTACAATAGTTTTATTAGGTTTTGGCATTTTAAATTTATTATCAACTATAATGCTATTTCAACTAGGACAAGTTGATGCGGCTGCATTTATTCGAATGAATATTGGGATAATTTGCATGTTTTGGGGCACCGCAGGAATTGGTACTTTTTTGGCTTATTTATTAAAAAATGAAGGCGTTACAATTATAGTTTCTATTTTGCTAGTGGCAAGTAGCAGCTTCATAGTAAATTTGCTTACTTTGATAACAAAGAATGATATTTTTAAAAGATACTCTCTTACAAATATGCGTAATACCATAGTTGATTTTAATTCAAAACCAGAGGATGTTGTGAATTATTCAATTGTATTTTTGTTAATTGGAATAATTACAGTTTTTGGATCT
- a CDS encoding ABC transporter ATP-binding protein — protein MSLVLQTNDLTKKYGKQIAANKVNLNIEKGDIYGLIGKNGAGKTTIMKIACGLIYHDKGDIQLFESSNLEKARKRMGCIIEQPALYPDMTARQNLIYYDKLLGITDYGNVDEVLSLIGLQNTGKKKTKAFSLGMKQRLSIAISLLGNPDFLILDEPINGLDPSGIKEVRELLLKLNSENEITILISSHILGELTKIATKYGVIHEGVLIDEFQAVELEERCKKCLTIVVNNSEKAAYILKNNINSSDFKVFDEGKICIYDYLDIPEQINKELVENGILVSRICLEGNDIEGYFVKLMDGDK, from the coding sequence ATGAGTTTAGTATTACAAACTAATGATCTAACTAAAAAATATGGAAAACAAATAGCTGCAAATAAGGTTAATCTTAATATTGAAAAGGGCGATATTTATGGCTTGATAGGGAAAAATGGTGCAGGTAAAACAACAATTATGAAAATTGCCTGTGGACTCATTTATCATGATAAGGGTGATATTCAACTGTTTGAAAGTAGCAATTTAGAAAAGGCCAGGAAAAGAATGGGATGTATTATTGAACAGCCAGCACTTTATCCTGATATGACAGCAAGGCAAAACTTGATTTATTATGATAAGCTGCTTGGTATTACAGACTATGGTAATGTAGATGAAGTTCTAAGCTTGATTGGTTTACAAAATACAGGCAAAAAGAAAACTAAAGCTTTTTCTCTTGGTATGAAACAGCGTTTATCCATTGCAATTTCCTTATTAGGTAATCCTGATTTTCTTATACTAGACGAACCTATTAATGGATTAGATCCCTCTGGTATCAAAGAAGTTAGAGAATTACTATTAAAACTAAATAGTGAAAATGAAATTACTATTTTAATTTCATCTCATATTTTAGGAGAACTTACTAAGATTGCGACAAAATATGGAGTCATACATGAAGGAGTACTTATTGATGAATTTCAAGCAGTAGAATTGGAAGAACGTTGCAAAAAGTGTCTTACCATTGTAGTGAATAATTCTGAAAAAGCAGCCTATATTTTAAAAAATAACATCAACAGCTCAGATTTCAAAGTATTTGATGAAGGAAAGATTTGCATTTATGATTACTTGGATATACCAGAACAAATTAATAAAGAATTGGTTGAGAATGGTATTTTAGTATCAAGGATTTGCTTAGAAGGCAATGATATAGAAGGATATTTTGTAAAGTTGATGGATGGTGATAAATAA